The window GACTGTTTAAACTATGGAAAGGATTGATTATCTACCTGCTTAAAACCAGCTTGAACCAGCAATGTTCCTAGAGATTGTCGTTGAATTAGTCTTATTTGTTCCTGATTAGAGTAACCATGAATATAATCCATATTTTTGCAGGATAAAAAATAAATTACCGCGGCACAGATACTTGTTTCAATACAAATGCTATAAGTTCATCAAGCTGTACATTGTCTAGCTGCGCTTCGGGTTTGAGAATTAAACGGTGGCGCAGAAGTGGCGCAGCAATTTCTTTTACGTCATCAGGGATAACGTAGTTTCTTCCCGACAGGCAAGCGTTAGCTTTACTAGCATTCAACCAAGCCACAGCCGATCTCGGTGATGCACCTAAAGCTAAATCTGGATGTTGACGGGTGCGTTCAACTAAATCAAGTAAATAGTCTAATATATTATCTTCCACCTGAATATCTTGTACCTGTTGCCTTAAAGTCAAGATATCTTCTACAGTTGCGATCGGGTCAATTAAGTCTAAATCAAGTTTTTTTGCCTTAAATCCACTTTGTGCATTGACTAACATCTGTTTCTCTGCCTCTTTGACAGGATAGTTGACCAGTAGCTAAAACATAAAGCGATCTAGCTGTGCTTCGGGTAGAGGATACGTTCCCTCAAATTCCCAAGAGTTTTGCGTAGCAATTACCCAAAATAGCGACGGTAAAAGCATTGTTTCCCCATCCAAGGTAATCTGCTGTTCTTCCATAGCTTCAAGTAAAGCTGCTTGAGTTTTGGGAGGAGTGCGGTTAATTTCATCAGCTAGTAAGATTTCAGTAAAAATAGGTCCTTTTTTGAGGATAAAATTACGGCTATTAAGGTCAAAAATATTTGTCCCCAAAATATCTGAAGGGAGAATGTCAGGAGTTAATTGAACACGACGAAAATCCGCAACAATTAGTTTAGACAATACCTTGACTAATAAAGTTTTACCTGTTCCTGGCACACCTTCAATAATGACATGACCACCACTTAGTAAAGCAACCAGTAATTGTTTCACTAAATCTGATTGACCAATGACGATCTCGTCTATCTTTTGACTGAGATTATTTAGCAAAGAATTATTTGACATTAAACATTGCACTTAAAATTTAATTTTTGCTCTTGGAGATTTGATTACAGTAGTCGTTTTAACTCTTTGCTAGCTTGATGTAAAGCTGAAAACGCAATAGACTTATCTCGACAATCCTTGTCTCGATTAATTCAACGCATCGCTCGATTTAAAATTTTAGGGGACAGATTATATTTTTGCTCAAATCAGCACTACAGCTTTTATACTTTCTGTGGCAAATAAGTTTGCATAAAAAACTCTAATGCTGTTATACTAACCAAGTGTCAAATTAAAAGCTTAAAACTTACAACTAACAAGGTTTTCAAGCTAATAAAGGTTCTGGGGCGATTAGCTCAGCGGTAGAGCGCCTGCCTTACAAGCAGGATGTCACTGGTTCAAATCCAGTATCGCCCATTCTTTTTTAAATACTAATGTACATTAATGTGTGTGACAGGTGTTGTACATTAACTAATTATTTGTCATCGGTAACAAATTATTAGTTAATGTACAACCAATCAAAGCCTTGCTTAATAACCAGGCAGAAAGATTAAAAACCTACACCGAAATGGTAGGTTTACGACGTTTTGTTTGGCATGGAGATATCAAAGCATCAGAGAAAAAAGCGTCGCTCAAAGAACCTGCCCATATTTTAATGACTACCCCTGAGTCATTAGAGGTAATGCTTTTGTCTTCCAAAGTTCCTCACGCGAAACTTTTCGCAGATTTACGAACAGTTATAGTAGATGAGATTCATGCTTTAGCAGGAAGCGATCGCGGTACTCATTTAATTTCTGTATTTGAAAGGTTATTTCGCTGTACCCAAAACGATGTGCAGCGTATTGGCTTAAGTGCAACAGTTGGCAATCCTCAAGATATTTTGCAATGGCTACAGGGAACATCTCAACGACAAGGCTGCATTATAGATCCGCCTCACGTTCCCTCTAAAAAAGACCTCCGCATTTACTATCAAGAAACCACAAGAGCGATCGCTCAACAAGCTAGTCAAATAGCTCAAGGTCAAAAAAGTCTTTTTTTCTGTCAAAGTCGCTCATTAGCCGAAAAAATTGCCGAGCAAATGCAAGATAGAGATATAGACGTATTTGTACATCATAGTTCTGTATCAGCAGAAGAAAGAACCACTGCCGAAGAACGTTTTCATCGTGGTGGTAACACCAGTATTGTCTGCACTTCTACCTTAGAACTAGGAATTGATGTGGGCGACTTAGATTTAGTGCTACAAGCCAATGCTCCTACTACTGTTTCTTCATTTCTCCAGCGCTTGGGAAGAACAGGCAGAAGATCGGGTCAAAGAGCTAACACCACCTTTTTTTGTGAAGATACAGAAACAGTTCTCCAGGCGATCGCATTAGTCGAATTAGCCAAAAAAGGCTGGGTTGAATCTGTATCAATAAACAATCGAGTTTGGTCGGTATTAGTTCATCAGATTTTAGCTCTCACACTTCAATTTGGCGCAATTAGTGCAGACCAATGTTGGCAACAATTATCAGTCATTTCCGATTTCTCTGGCATTAGCCACGCTGAATTTGAACATTTAATCGCTCACATGGTTCGGGAAAACTTCTTATTTCTCTCACAAGGATTGCTTTCGATCGCAGATAAAACAGAAAAAACTTTTGGTCGCCGAAACTTCAGGGAAATTTATGCCGTTTTTAGTAGCCCTCAACTTTACAAAGTTGCCACCGAAACAGATTACGTTATCGGTTCATTAGAACAAAATTTTGTTGATAAGCTTGTTGAGGAAATGAGTTCTTTTCTTTTAAGCGGTAAAGCGTGGATAGTAAATTACATTAATCATCAAGATAGAACAGTAAAAGTAATACCCGCCCCTCGTGGCAAACAACCTACCTGGGGTGGTTTTATTCCTCAGCTACTTAGCTTTGAGGTGTGCCAACAGATCCAGGAATTGCTCGTAAAACGCGATCGCATTCCTTATATAGATGAAAAATCACAATTATCCCTGAATGAATGGAGAAAAGAACTAAGTCCAGTTTTAGATTGTGCAGGAATTAACATTAGTATTGAAGGGGAACGAGTTCTCTGGTGGACTTTCGCTGGCGGACAAATCAATCACACTCTTAAGTATGGAATCCAGGTTCAAAAAGACTGGAAAATCGTCGCTGACAACTTTAAATTAAAAATTGAAGGTAGTGGACTTACTCCTCAGACATTACAGCAAACAATTGTCTATTTGAGTACTAAAGATTTTTGGCAAGATGCTTCAACTAAATCATTCATCAAAGCTAACTTACCGAACTATAGACTGAGCAAATTTCAATCTGCTTTGCCAGCCAACTATTCTTTAGAAATAGTTGAGAATTACTTGTTGGATATATTTAACACTATCAATTTTTTGGGTGAATTTTTAAACAGAACAAAAATAAAACAAGAAGCGTTTGGTGGAGATTGATAAGTTTTGCCATTTTGGGAACACTTAAATTAATGAAGCAATAAACAAATTTTTTAAAATGGTTCAAACGATTACTGATAATAATAAGCTTTCCAGATCTGTTCAGATTGAACAAATTATTAAAAAACGGCAGCCATTAGTCAATCAAATAAAAGCAGTACAAGAAAACCTCAACTTTATATCCGACTCAGTAAATGAAATCAAAGATAAACGCGACTGTCTATTAAAACAGGTAGATGATGCGATAATTATCGCCAAATTGGAGGATATTAGCTGTTTATCTATCATTGACAAAATTAGCTCTGAATTGAATGCTTTGGAAAAGCTAACGTCTCGTTTTTCACGCCGTACTTTAAACATTGGAGTTGT is drawn from Coleofasciculaceae cyanobacterium and contains these coding sequences:
- a CDS encoding AAA family ATPase, with the translated sequence MSNNSLLNNLSQKIDEIVIGQSDLVKQLLVALLSGGHVIIEGVPGTGKTLLVKVLSKLIVADFRRVQLTPDILPSDILGTNIFDLNSRNFILKKGPIFTEILLADEINRTPPKTQAALLEAMEEQQITLDGETMLLPSLFWVIATQNSWEFEGTYPLPEAQLDRFMF
- a CDS encoding helicase-related protein; the encoded protein is MGNKLLVNVQPIKALLNNQAERLKTYTEMVGLRRFVWHGDIKASEKKASLKEPAHILMTTPESLEVMLLSSKVPHAKLFADLRTVIVDEIHALAGSDRGTHLISVFERLFRCTQNDVQRIGLSATVGNPQDILQWLQGTSQRQGCIIDPPHVPSKKDLRIYYQETTRAIAQQASQIAQGQKSLFFCQSRSLAEKIAEQMQDRDIDVFVHHSSVSAEERTTAEERFHRGGNTSIVCTSTLELGIDVGDLDLVLQANAPTTVSSFLQRLGRTGRRSGQRANTTFFCEDTETVLQAIALVELAKKGWVESVSINNRVWSVLVHQILALTLQFGAISADQCWQQLSVISDFSGISHAEFEHLIAHMVRENFLFLSQGLLSIADKTEKTFGRRNFREIYAVFSSPQLYKVATETDYVIGSLEQNFVDKLVEEMSSFLLSGKAWIVNYINHQDRTVKVIPAPRGKQPTWGGFIPQLLSFEVCQQIQELLVKRDRIPYIDEKSQLSLNEWRKELSPVLDCAGINISIEGERVLWWTFAGGQINHTLKYGIQVQKDWKIVADNFKLKIEGSGLTPQTLQQTIVYLSTKDFWQDASTKSFIKANLPNYRLSKFQSALPANYSLEIVENYLLDIFNTINFLGEFLNRTKIKQEAFGGD
- a CDS encoding MoxR family ATPase, with product MLVNAQSGFKAKKLDLDLIDPIATVEDILTLRQQVQDIQVEDNILDYLLDLVERTRQHPDLALGASPRSAVAWLNASKANACLSGRNYVIPDDVKEIAAPLLRHRLILKPEAQLDNVQLDELIAFVLKQVSVPR